A portion of the Streptomyces sp. NBC_00376 genome contains these proteins:
- a CDS encoding sensor histidine kinase, whose translation MTALAGTSADAFWTTSLRRWNAVCWVLFAAMAAGLAAMDGSVRDRYASLALLGCVVLCYALLDRFPDNPLVRPHVYLCVLVLALGGLAHLGGSYAALFMVTLPHYWMFGRTPRTSMGFLGLATAATLAGSWYREGGSLQFFAETMVSTLIVVAVGVLIGLWAHSVVAQSTERARLIVELERTQAELSEAHQRQGAADERERMARDIHDTLAQGLASIVVLAEAARAGLDAEPARSAQQLRSIESTARENLAEARELVGSARQRGGPAAGSVAQTLRRVLDRFAEDTGLTVAGDLADVECDQQTRIALLRCTQESLANVRKHARASTVGVMLTHGPHAVELEVTDDGIGFVPEESKGFGLDGMRRRLAELGGRLTVTSSVGDGTRVLGVIPLEPAPGDGDVANDAESEGTR comes from the coding sequence ATGACCGCTCTCGCCGGGACCTCGGCCGACGCCTTCTGGACCACATCGCTGCGCCGCTGGAACGCAGTGTGCTGGGTGCTGTTCGCCGCGATGGCCGCCGGGCTCGCCGCCATGGACGGATCCGTCCGGGACCGGTACGCGTCACTCGCGCTGCTCGGCTGCGTGGTGCTCTGCTACGCGCTCCTCGACCGCTTCCCCGACAACCCCCTCGTACGGCCGCACGTCTACCTCTGCGTGCTGGTGCTCGCGCTCGGCGGGCTCGCCCATCTGGGCGGCAGCTACGCGGCGCTGTTCATGGTGACGCTGCCGCACTACTGGATGTTCGGGCGGACCCCCAGGACCTCGATGGGGTTCCTGGGGCTGGCGACGGCGGCGACGCTGGCGGGGAGCTGGTACCGGGAGGGCGGATCGCTGCAGTTCTTCGCCGAGACCATGGTGTCCACCCTGATCGTCGTCGCCGTGGGGGTCCTGATCGGACTGTGGGCGCACTCGGTGGTCGCACAGAGCACCGAACGCGCCCGGCTGATCGTCGAGTTGGAACGGACCCAGGCGGAGCTTTCCGAGGCGCACCAGCGCCAGGGGGCGGCGGACGAACGGGAGCGGATGGCACGGGACATCCACGACACCCTCGCGCAGGGCCTCGCGTCGATCGTCGTACTGGCGGAGGCGGCGCGGGCGGGACTCGACGCGGAGCCGGCCCGCAGCGCCCAGCAGCTGCGCTCGATCGAGTCCACGGCCCGGGAGAACCTCGCCGAGGCCCGGGAGCTGGTCGGCTCGGCCCGGCAGCGGGGTGGTCCGGCTGCCGGGTCGGTGGCACAGACGCTGCGCCGCGTCCTGGACCGCTTCGCGGAGGACACCGGGCTCACGGTGGCCGGCGATCTGGCGGACGTCGAGTGCGACCAGCAGACCCGGATCGCGCTGCTGCGCTGTACGCAGGAGTCCCTGGCCAACGTGCGCAAGCACGCGCGCGCCTCCACGGTCGGTGTGATGCTGACCCACGGGCCGCACGCGGTGGAGCTGGAGGTCACCGACGACGGCATCGGATTCGTACCGGAGGAGTCGAAGGGGTTCGGGCTCGACGGGATGCGCAGACGCCTGGCGGAGCTGGGCGGCCGGCTCACGGTCACCAGCTCCGTCGGCGACGGCACCAGGGTCCTGGGGGTGATCCCGCTGGAGCCGGCGCCCGGGGACGGCGATGTGGCGAACGACGCGGAGAGCGAGGGGACGCGATGA
- a CDS encoding response regulator — translation MTGGRIRVVVVDDHTVMRAGVVALLAGEDGIEIVGEAGDGRDALDLVARHDPDVALVDLRMPVLDGVGATTEIVARYPRTRVLILTTYDTDQDIERGVEAGAIGYLLKDTTREQLADAIRSAARGETVLAPRVAEKLIARMRRPAQEPLTARETDVLDAVADGLTNAEIGRRLVIAEATVKTHLLRLFAKLDVSDRTRAVVVAMERGLLRRP, via the coding sequence ATGACCGGCGGCCGGATCAGGGTGGTCGTGGTGGACGACCACACCGTCATGCGGGCGGGTGTCGTCGCCCTGCTCGCCGGTGAGGACGGGATCGAGATCGTCGGGGAGGCGGGGGACGGCAGGGACGCCCTCGACCTGGTGGCACGGCACGACCCCGACGTCGCCCTGGTCGACCTGCGGATGCCGGTGCTGGACGGGGTGGGGGCGACCACCGAGATCGTCGCCCGGTACCCGCGCACCCGGGTCCTGATCCTGACGACCTACGACACCGATCAGGACATCGAGCGCGGGGTCGAGGCGGGCGCCATCGGCTACCTCCTGAAGGACACCACCCGCGAACAGCTCGCCGACGCCATCCGCTCGGCGGCGCGCGGCGAGACCGTCCTCGCGCCCCGGGTGGCCGAGAAGCTGATCGCGCGGATGCGGCGCCCGGCCCAGGAGCCGCTCACCGCCCGCGAGACCGACGTGCTCGACGCGGTGGCCGACGGGCTGACCAACGCCGAGATCGGCAGACGCCTCGTCATCGCGGAGGCCACGGTCAAGACCCACCTCCTGCGCCTGTTCGCCAAGCTCGACGTGAGCGACCGGACGCGCGCGGTGGTGGTGGCCATGGAACGGGGGCTGCTGAGACGCCCCTGA
- a CDS encoding pyridoxamine 5'-phosphate oxidase family protein: MAAIQRRGRRIMMTDDERDAYLAEQRTCRVATVSADGRPHVGALWFAWDGTSLWLYSITRSLRWSQLHRDPRIAVVVDDGVEYAELRGIELSGDAVPVGEAPRTGEPCLELASPERLFAAKYFGMDTMPHDGRHAWLRLTPQAITSWDFRKLAEPPTA, translated from the coding sequence ATGGCCGCCATTCAGCGACGGGGCCGTCGGATCATGATGACGGACGACGAACGCGACGCCTATCTCGCCGAGCAGCGCACCTGCCGGGTCGCCACCGTGTCCGCGGACGGCCGCCCGCACGTCGGCGCCCTCTGGTTCGCCTGGGACGGGACCTCGCTCTGGCTGTACTCGATCACCCGCAGCCTGCGCTGGTCCCAGCTGCACCGGGACCCGAGGATCGCGGTGGTCGTGGACGACGGGGTGGAGTACGCGGAGCTGCGCGGCATCGAACTCTCCGGCGATGCCGTTCCCGTGGGCGAGGCCCCCCGTACCGGCGAGCCGTGCCTCGAACTCGCCTCCCCGGAACGGCTGTTCGCGGCGAAGTACTTCGGGATGGACACCATGCCGCACGACGGCCGCCATGCCTGGCTGCGGCTGACCCCGCAGGCCATCACCTCCTGGGACTTCCGCAAGCTCGCGGAACCGCCCACGGCCTGA
- a CDS encoding cysteine hydrolase codes for MPSKNQLAEQLDPATTVLLTVECQQGVVGPGSALPELADQARSSGALDRVARLVAAAHEAGVQVLHAVAERRPDGRGANNNARLFRAAGRLPVQQHRGTTAVRIAAPIEVADEDLVVRRLHGLSPIAGTDVDALLRNLGCRTLVVTGVSANVAVPNAVFDAVNLGYTAVVPSDAIAGVPADYTPAMIRNTLALVATVTTTDEVLGCWLNRTSRRTGS; via the coding sequence GTGCCCTCGAAGAACCAGCTCGCCGAGCAGCTCGATCCGGCCACCACCGTGCTGCTGACAGTCGAATGCCAGCAGGGGGTCGTGGGCCCGGGGAGCGCACTGCCCGAACTGGCCGACCAGGCCCGCTCCTCCGGCGCCCTGGACCGGGTCGCCCGGCTGGTCGCGGCCGCGCACGAGGCCGGGGTCCAGGTGCTGCACGCGGTGGCCGAGCGCCGCCCCGACGGGCGGGGCGCCAACAACAACGCCCGCCTCTTCCGGGCCGCCGGCCGGCTGCCCGTGCAACAGCACCGCGGCACCACGGCGGTACGGATCGCCGCACCGATCGAAGTCGCCGACGAGGACCTCGTCGTACGCAGGCTGCACGGCCTCTCGCCCATCGCCGGCACCGATGTGGACGCGCTGCTGCGCAACCTCGGCTGCCGGACCCTCGTCGTCACCGGGGTCTCGGCCAATGTCGCCGTCCCCAACGCCGTGTTCGACGCGGTGAACCTCGGCTACACCGCCGTGGTGCCGTCCGACGCCATCGCGGGGGTGCCGGCCGACTACACCCCCGCGATGATCCGCAACACGCTCGCCCTCGTCGCCACCGTCACGACCACCGACGAGGTACTGGGCTGCTGGCTGAACCGCACATCCCGCAGGACCGGTTCCTGA
- a CDS encoding Rieske (2Fe-2S) protein, with protein sequence MSTTQNHEGRPGRRAVVAAAGAVSVTAVLAACGNQKESDGADVVKPAADGTDGGGGVLARTADIPEGGGKVFADRGVVVTQPKAGEFKAFSSKCTHQGCAVSSVADGTIDCPCHGSRFDASTGAVAHGPATEPLPARTITVSGGTITLAP encoded by the coding sequence ATGAGCACAACGCAGAACCACGAGGGCCGTCCCGGGCGGCGCGCCGTTGTCGCCGCGGCAGGGGCCGTGTCGGTGACCGCCGTACTCGCCGCCTGCGGCAACCAGAAGGAATCGGACGGTGCGGATGTGGTCAAGCCCGCCGCCGACGGAACGGACGGCGGCGGCGGCGTTCTGGCCCGGACGGCCGACATCCCCGAGGGCGGCGGGAAGGTCTTCGCCGACCGGGGTGTCGTGGTGACGCAGCCGAAGGCGGGCGAGTTCAAGGCGTTCTCGTCGAAGTGCACCCATCAGGGGTGCGCGGTGTCGAGCGTCGCGGACGGCACCATCGACTGCCCCTGTCACGGCAGCAGGTTCGACGCGTCGACGGGCGCCGTGGCGCACGGCCCCGCCACCGAACCGCTGCCCGCCAGGACGATCACGGTCTCGGGCGGCACGATCACGCTCGCGCCCTGA